In one window of Polaromonas naphthalenivorans CJ2 DNA:
- a CDS encoding mandelate racemase family protein yields the protein MKIESVHGVEFTYPTRRSSDSAGHSHPGPEGLGKLALLTITTDEGHCGYAFAPPEVIRPHVLDAFVRKVLIGQNPFQREHLWQALEHWQRGSAGQLTDRALAAVDQALWDLAGRALGQPVYRLIGGYRDKVQAYGSTMCGDELKGGLSTPEEYGAFAETLVARGYKAIKLHTWMPPVRFAPDTGMDIKACAAVREAVGPHIPLMLDGYHNYSRTDALTIGRALEKLNFTWFEEMMNEQSMASYAWLAGQLDIPIVGPESLSGKHHSRADWVAAGACDILRAGVPGVGGISPTLKVAHLAESFGMNCEVHGNGAANLAVCAAIKNCRWYERGLLHPFLDYDEVPTYLNSLADPMDANGDVHLSQLPGLGEDINFDYIEAHACARY from the coding sequence ATGAAAATTGAAAGTGTGCACGGAGTCGAGTTTACCTACCCAACGCGCCGGTCTTCTGACAGCGCCGGACATTCACACCCTGGCCCCGAAGGCCTGGGCAAGCTGGCGCTGCTCACCATCACCACCGACGAAGGGCATTGCGGTTATGCGTTTGCGCCCCCCGAGGTGATCCGCCCGCATGTGCTGGATGCTTTTGTGCGCAAGGTGCTGATCGGGCAAAACCCGTTTCAGCGCGAGCATCTCTGGCAGGCGCTGGAACACTGGCAGCGCGGCAGCGCCGGGCAACTGACGGACCGCGCCTTGGCCGCTGTCGATCAGGCGCTGTGGGACTTGGCCGGGCGGGCGCTGGGCCAGCCCGTGTACCGCCTGATTGGCGGCTACCGCGACAAGGTGCAGGCTTATGGCAGCACCATGTGCGGCGATGAACTCAAGGGCGGTCTGTCCACGCCTGAAGAATATGGGGCCTTTGCCGAGACGCTGGTGGCGCGCGGCTACAAGGCCATCAAGCTGCACACCTGGATGCCGCCCGTGCGGTTTGCGCCAGATACCGGCATGGACATCAAGGCCTGCGCTGCCGTGCGTGAAGCCGTTGGTCCCCACATCCCGCTGATGCTCGACGGCTACCACAACTACAGCCGCACTGACGCGCTAACCATTGGCCGCGCGCTGGAAAAGCTCAACTTCACCTGGTTCGAGGAAATGATGAACGAGCAGAGCATGGCGTCCTACGCCTGGCTGGCAGGCCAGCTCGACATTCCCATCGTCGGGCCGGAAAGCCTGTCCGGCAAGCACCACAGCCGCGCCGACTGGGTGGCGGCCGGCGCCTGCGATATCTTGCGCGCCGGCGTGCCCGGCGTGGGCGGCATTTCGCCGACCCTGAAAGTGGCGCACCTGGCCGAATCCTTCGGCATGAACTGCGAGGTGCATGGCAACGGCGCGGCCAACCTGGCGGTGTGCGCCGCCATCAAGAACTGCCGCTGGTATGAGCGCGGCTTGCTGCACCCCTTCCTCGACTATGACGAAGTGCCTACCTACCTCAACAGCTTGGCCGACCCGATGGACGCCAACGGCGACGTGCATTTGTCGCAACTCCCCGGCCTGGGTGAGGACATCAACTTTGATTACATTGAGGCGCACGCATGCGCCCGCTACTGA
- a CDS encoding RloB family protein, producing the protein MARKSSPFERKKPSLKPQARVLVICEDTKSSLQYLKDAAHHFRAYAEVDIVHCGKNDPLNIVKEAMERQRLFDHVYCAIDRDRHENFDEALELAKANAQKVSLIASYPCYEFWLLLHFQKTRKPYIGVGKHSSGDLLIKDLCKVAGMENYAKGSSENLFDRLIDRLPKARQLAAQVMAEALNEGELNPSTRLHELIECFESLGKPQPVACG; encoded by the coding sequence ATGGCGCGCAAGTCTTCGCCGTTCGAGCGCAAGAAACCCAGCCTCAAACCACAGGCGCGTGTATTGGTCATTTGCGAAGATACGAAATCGAGTTTGCAGTACCTTAAAGATGCCGCTCACCATTTCCGGGCCTATGCAGAGGTGGACATTGTTCATTGTGGGAAAAACGATCCGTTAAACATCGTCAAAGAGGCTATGGAACGGCAGCGGCTTTTTGACCATGTGTACTGCGCCATTGACCGGGACCGTCACGAAAATTTTGACGAAGCGTTGGAGTTGGCTAAAGCAAATGCGCAGAAGGTTTCGCTCATCGCCTCCTATCCTTGCTACGAATTTTGGCTTCTGCTGCATTTTCAAAAGACGCGCAAACCCTACATCGGGGTAGGCAAGCATTCTTCAGGCGATCTGCTGATAAAAGACCTGTGCAAAGTAGCGGGCATGGAAAATTATGCGAAAGGCAGTTCTGAAAACCTTTTTGACCGGCTCATCGACAGGCTGCCCAAAGCCCGGCAACTTGCCGCACAAGTGATGGCAGAAGCGCTCAATGAGGGCGAGTTGAATCCCAGTACCCGGCTGCATGAGTTGATCGAATGCTTTGAGTCGCTCGGTAAGCCACAGCCTGTCGCTTGCGGCTGA
- the gorA gene encoding glutathione-disulfide reductase, giving the protein MADFDFDLFVIGGGSGGVRAGRMAAQRGARVALAEVAAMGGTCVNLGCIPKKLYSYAAHFAESFEESHGFGWVGEAPVLNWDTLKFNRAREISRLNGIYGQLLKSAGVHVINGWATLAGAHTVEVGGQHYSAKNILIATGGKPSTPEVPGCEHVISSNEIFDLSPFPQRLLVVGGGYIACEFASIFNGLGASVTQLYRGHQVLRGFDDEVRGFIAGEMVKSGVKLHLNTDVAAIERTDAGLQVRLLDGSHITVDAVLYATGRVPLVAGLGLEAAGVRQGKAGAIEVNEQYQTSVPSIYALGDVTARVQLTPVALAEAMVVVDALFGPPEGKQPRGMSYDFIPTAVFTHPNIGTVGYSQADAIEKFGKVTVYRSDFKALKHTLSGSTERTLMKLIVEDATDRVVGLHMVGADAGEIVQGFAVAMKAGATKAIFDSTIGIHPTMAEEFVTMREPVQR; this is encoded by the coding sequence ATGGCTGATTTTGATTTTGACCTGTTCGTGATTGGCGGCGGCAGCGGCGGCGTGCGCGCTGGCCGCATGGCCGCGCAGCGCGGCGCCCGCGTCGCGCTGGCCGAAGTGGCGGCGATGGGCGGCACCTGCGTGAACCTGGGCTGCATCCCGAAAAAGCTCTACAGCTATGCGGCCCACTTCGCCGAAAGCTTCGAGGAATCGCACGGCTTTGGCTGGGTCGGCGAAGCGCCCGTGCTGAACTGGGACACGCTCAAGTTCAACCGCGCCAGAGAGATTTCACGCCTCAACGGCATTTACGGGCAACTGCTCAAAAGCGCCGGCGTCCACGTCATCAACGGCTGGGCCACGCTGGCGGGTGCGCACACGGTCGAGGTCGGCGGCCAGCACTACAGCGCCAAGAACATCCTGATCGCCACCGGCGGCAAGCCCAGCACGCCGGAGGTGCCGGGATGCGAGCATGTCATCAGTTCCAACGAGATCTTCGACCTGTCGCCCTTTCCGCAGCGGCTGCTGGTGGTGGGCGGCGGCTACATCGCCTGCGAGTTTGCGTCGATCTTCAACGGGCTGGGCGCCAGCGTCACCCAGCTCTACCGGGGGCACCAGGTGCTGCGCGGCTTTGACGACGAAGTGCGCGGCTTCATCGCCGGCGAAATGGTCAAGTCCGGCGTGAAGCTGCACCTGAACACCGATGTGGCGGCCATCGAGCGCACCGACGCGGGCCTGCAGGTGCGGCTGCTCGACGGCAGCCACATCACGGTCGATGCCGTGCTCTACGCCACCGGCCGGGTGCCGCTGGTCGCCGGCCTGGGACTGGAAGCGGCCGGCGTCAGGCAAGGCAAGGCCGGGGCGATTGAGGTCAACGAGCAATATCAAACGTCGGTGCCGTCGATCTACGCGCTGGGCGACGTGACCGCGCGCGTGCAGCTCACGCCGGTGGCGCTGGCCGAGGCGATGGTGGTGGTTGACGCGCTGTTTGGCCCGCCCGAGGGCAAGCAACCGCGCGGCATGAGCTACGACTTCATCCCGACGGCGGTGTTTACCCATCCGAACATCGGCACGGTCGGCTATTCGCAGGCCGACGCCATCGAGAAATTCGGCAAGGTCACGGTGTACCGCAGCGACTTCAAGGCGCTCAAGCACACGCTGAGCGGCAGCACCGAGCGCACGCTGATGAAGCTGATCGTCGAGGACGCCACCGACCGGGTCGTCGGCCTGCACATGGTCGGCGCCGACGCCGGCGAAATCGTCCAGGGCTTTGCCGTGGCCATGAAGGCCGGCGCCACCAAGGCCATTTTTGACAGCACGATCGGCATTCACCCGACGATGGCCGAAGAATTCGTGACGATGCGCGAGCCGGTCCAGCGCTGA
- a CDS encoding FadR/GntR family transcriptional regulator — translation MNTRLALPSQVRSKNLSQRVVDDISTKIKDGAYRPGDRLPPEPELVQAFGISRTVVRESMLRLQAAGLVETRHGIGTFVLAPDPGRALLSDSGADISNHDMLCMLELRISVETDAAGFAASRRSEAHLAAMRAALDAFAAAHRNGCSTVEADFQFHLQIALATGNRYFEEVLRSLGGVTIERNGALAKPAEPHDAASASKLQFGNTHPLLEQGKPLALREHEDVYECVRRADPAAARAAMFMHLSNSRERKRRVIQAAGN, via the coding sequence ATGAACACAAGGCTTGCCCTGCCCTCCCAGGTACGCTCCAAGAACCTGTCGCAGCGGGTTGTGGACGACATCTCCACCAAGATCAAGGATGGCGCCTACCGGCCGGGCGACCGGTTGCCACCCGAGCCTGAACTGGTGCAGGCGTTTGGCATCAGCCGCACGGTGGTTCGGGAGTCGATGCTGCGGCTGCAAGCGGCAGGCCTGGTGGAAACGCGGCATGGCATAGGCACCTTCGTTCTGGCGCCTGATCCAGGGCGGGCGCTGCTGTCGGACTCCGGCGCCGACATCAGCAACCACGACATGCTTTGCATGCTGGAGTTGCGCATCAGCGTTGAAACCGATGCGGCTGGGTTTGCGGCCAGCCGGCGCAGCGAGGCGCATCTGGCCGCCATGCGCGCGGCCCTTGATGCGTTCGCTGCCGCCCATCGCAACGGATGCAGCACGGTAGAGGCTGATTTTCAGTTTCACCTGCAAATCGCGCTGGCCACTGGCAACCGTTATTTTGAAGAAGTGCTTCGCAGCCTGGGGGGCGTCACCATCGAAAGAAACGGCGCCTTGGCCAAGCCAGCCGAGCCCCATGACGCAGCGTCCGCGAGCAAACTCCAATTTGGCAATACCCACCCCCTGCTGGAGCAAGGCAAGCCGCTTGCGCTGCGTGAACACGAGGATGTTTACGAATGCGTGCGCCGCGCCGACCCGGCCGCAGCCCGCGCGGCCATGTTCATGCACCTGAGCAACAGCCGCGAGCGCAAGCGGCGGGTTATTCAGGCGGCCGGAAATTGA
- a CDS encoding AAA family ATPase encodes MLIEFSVTNFRSFRERQTLSMVAAPRLRKRENVFKPESAGEKFSDLLKVAVIYGPNASGKSNLLKALDVVRRIAQREPSTRNIPLPISPFRFDAALADQPSVFELNFIHAGMRYQFTLSATSERIVGEKLLVYPKGHESLLYERLHSAKGESYEFGALLQDSLSAELLDAWQKLTPPKLLFIAQAMANSSEALTPLKVPFEWLSKSSFSLLNGMDDMADLAQEIAAEDEFGAKAIAAFLRDVDVPISKMTVETLELPHVGSNALSKLFEKENKSINAAPTASKRTVLTHKTALGDADLSYEDESEGTKNLIGFWLPWVTKDPSYGAERLLIVDELDSSLHPKIVAALVEKHINSSVPSQLIFTTHDTHLMDAKLLRRDQFWITERDMNGATQLRSIHDFEGRESEDIEKRYYEGRYRGLPFVKRSA; translated from the coding sequence ATGTTGATTGAATTCTCCGTCACCAACTTCCGCTCTTTCCGTGAGCGGCAAACCTTGTCGATGGTGGCCGCCCCGCGACTGCGAAAGCGCGAAAACGTCTTCAAGCCTGAGTCGGCAGGCGAAAAGTTTTCTGATTTGCTCAAGGTGGCGGTCATCTATGGCCCGAACGCATCGGGCAAGAGCAATTTGCTCAAGGCGCTGGATGTTGTCAGGAGGATTGCTCAGCGAGAACCCAGCACCCGAAACATCCCGCTGCCGATATCTCCGTTTCGGTTTGATGCCGCGCTGGCAGATCAGCCCAGCGTGTTCGAGCTGAATTTCATTCATGCGGGGATGCGGTATCAATTCACTTTGTCCGCGACCAGCGAACGCATCGTTGGTGAAAAACTGCTGGTCTATCCGAAAGGGCATGAGTCGCTGCTTTACGAACGGCTGCATTCGGCGAAGGGCGAGTCTTACGAATTTGGTGCGCTCCTGCAAGACAGCTTGAGCGCGGAGCTGCTGGATGCCTGGCAAAAATTAACGCCGCCCAAGTTGTTGTTTATTGCGCAGGCGATGGCCAATAGCAGCGAAGCACTGACGCCGCTGAAAGTGCCGTTTGAATGGCTTAGTAAATCAAGCTTTTCATTATTGAATGGCATGGATGACATGGCCGACCTCGCACAGGAAATTGCCGCAGAAGACGAGTTTGGCGCTAAAGCGATTGCAGCATTTCTTCGTGATGTGGATGTCCCTATTTCAAAAATGACAGTCGAAACGCTTGAACTTCCCCATGTTGGTTCAAATGCACTGAGCAAGCTTTTCGAGAAGGAGAACAAGTCAATAAATGCAGCGCCGACAGCCAGCAAGAGGACTGTTCTTACCCATAAAACAGCGTTGGGGGATGCTGACTTGAGTTATGAAGACGAGTCTGAGGGAACCAAAAACCTCATTGGCTTCTGGCTCCCATGGGTTACCAAAGATCCTTCTTACGGAGCTGAAAGACTATTAATCGTGGACGAGCTTGACAGCAGCCTGCACCCAAAAATAGTGGCGGCCCTGGTCGAAAAGCATATCAATTCCAGCGTGCCCTCCCAGCTCATTTTCACCACGCATGACACGCATCTCATGGATGCAAAATTGCTGCGCCGCGACCAGTTCTGGATCACGGAACGGGACATGAACGGGGCCACGCAACTGCGCTCCATTCATGACTTTGAAGGCCGCGAAAGCGAAGACATCGAAAAGCGTTACTACGAAGGGCGTTATCGCGGCTTGCCTTTCGTGAAACGGAGTGCTTGA
- a CDS encoding AMP nucleosidase, translating into MPYLPAFIAPTRYTDPAAALAQVRAIYDQQIAHLRSAMQRYVAGDTLPGHVRACYPFVRIHTETVARAILETPDILQLSFGFVAGPGHFETTLTRPDLYSDYYLAQFRLLMQNHEVELEVGTSTQPIPIHFSFAENDHIEGTMSAARRMLMRDVFDLPDLAAMDDGIANGTFEAQPGQPQPLSLFTAARVDYSLQRLRHYTGTSPHWFQNFVLFTNYQFYIDEFVRLGHQEMANPDSEYIAFIEPGNVVTRRAGLLAESGDELGAAPPRLPQMPAYHLVRADHTGTTMVNIGVGPANAKNITDHVAVLRPHAWIMLGHCAGLRNSQQLGDYVLAHGYVREDHVLDEELPLWVPIPALAEIQKALEQAVEDVTQAVGPDLKRIMRTGTVASTDNRNWELLPNNQPQRRFSQSRAIALDMESATIAANGFRFRVPYGTLLCVSDKPLHGEIKLPGMANQFYRDRVDQHLRIGMRAVELLRAEGITQLHSRKLRSFSEVAFQ; encoded by the coding sequence ATGCCCTACCTGCCCGCCTTCATCGCCCCGACCCGCTACACCGACCCGGCCGCCGCGCTGGCGCAGGTGCGCGCCATCTACGACCAGCAGATTGCCCACCTGCGCAGCGCCATGCAGCGCTACGTGGCCGGCGACACCCTGCCCGGCCATGTGCGCGCCTGCTACCCGTTCGTGCGCATCCACACCGAGACGGTGGCCAGGGCCATCCTGGAGACACCCGACATCCTGCAGCTCAGCTTCGGCTTCGTCGCCGGGCCGGGCCACTTCGAAACCACGCTGACCCGGCCCGACCTGTACAGCGACTACTACCTGGCGCAGTTCCGGCTCCTGATGCAAAACCACGAGGTCGAACTCGAAGTGGGCACCAGCACGCAGCCGATTCCGATCCACTTCTCGTTTGCCGAGAACGACCACATCGAGGGCACCATGAGCGCGGCGCGCCGCATGCTGATGCGCGACGTGTTCGACCTGCCCGACCTGGCCGCCATGGACGACGGCATTGCCAACGGCACCTTCGAGGCCCAGCCCGGCCAGCCGCAGCCGCTGTCGCTGTTCACGGCGGCACGCGTCGATTACTCGCTGCAGCGCCTGCGCCACTACACCGGCACCTCGCCGCACTGGTTCCAGAACTTCGTGCTGTTCACCAACTACCAGTTCTACATCGACGAATTCGTGCGCCTGGGGCATCAGGAAATGGCCAACCCGGACAGCGAATACATCGCCTTCATTGAGCCGGGCAACGTCGTGACGCGGCGCGCCGGCCTGCTGGCGGAAAGCGGCGACGAGCTGGGTGCGGCGCCGCCGCGCCTGCCGCAAATGCCGGCCTACCACCTGGTGCGCGCCGACCACACCGGCACCACCATGGTCAACATCGGCGTCGGCCCGGCCAACGCCAAGAACATCACCGACCATGTCGCCGTGCTGCGCCCGCACGCCTGGATCATGCTCGGCCACTGCGCCGGCCTGCGCAACAGCCAGCAGCTGGGCGACTATGTGCTGGCCCACGGCTATGTGCGCGAAGACCATGTGCTTGACGAAGAACTGCCGCTGTGGGTGCCGATTCCGGCGCTGGCCGAGATCCAGAAAGCGCTGGAGCAGGCGGTCGAGGACGTGACGCAGGCCGTCGGGCCTGACCTGAAACGCATCATGCGCACCGGCACCGTGGCCTCGACCGACAACCGCAACTGGGAGCTGCTGCCCAACAACCAGCCGCAGCGCCGCTTCAGCCAGAGCCGGGCGATTGCGCTGGACATGGAAAGCGCGACGATTGCGGCCAACGGCTTTCGCTTCCGGGTTCCGTACGGCACGCTTTTGTGCGTGAGCGACAAGCCGCTGCACGGCGAGATCAAGCTGCCGGGCATGGCCAACCAGTTCTACCGCGACCGCGTGGACCAGCATTTGCGCATCGGCATGCGGGCAGTGGAGCTGCTGCGCGCCGAGGGCATCACGCAGTTGCACAGCAGGAAGCTGCGGAGCTTTTCCGAAGTGGCTTTTCAGTGA
- the dbpA gene encoding ATP-dependent RNA helicase DbpA — protein sequence MTTSPNDFSALSLPAHVLANLTQLGYTSMTPIQAAALPVALLGKDLIAQAKTGSGKTAAFALALLANLNARRFAIQAMVLCPTRELADQVTTEIRRLARAEENIKVVTLCGGVALRNQIASLEHGAHIVVGTPGRIMDHLGRGNLDLAAMNTLVLDEADRMLDMGFFDDIATVAKQCPKERQTLLFSATYPEGIAKISQQFMKNPQTVTVQAQHEKSKIRQRWYQVEDTDHDEARLDAVARVLNHYRPVSTLAFCNTKSQCRALVQLLKDKGFIALALYGELEQRERDQVLVQFANRSCSVLVATDVAARGLDISQLEMVINVDVTPDSEIHIHRIGRTGRADEEGWAISLASMDEMGSVGKIEVLQKAESEWHKLDELTPASKEPLRPPMATLQIVGGRKEKIRAGDVLGALTGEAGFTREQVGKINVNEFSTYVAVERSIAGDALHKLAMGRVKGKSVRVRLMEE from the coding sequence ATGACTACTTCCCCCAATGACTTCAGCGCCCTGTCGCTGCCGGCCCATGTGCTGGCCAACCTGACGCAACTCGGCTACACCAGCATGACGCCCATCCAGGCCGCCGCGCTGCCGGTGGCGCTGCTCGGCAAGGATCTGATTGCCCAGGCCAAGACCGGCAGCGGCAAGACCGCCGCCTTTGCGCTGGCGCTGCTGGCCAACCTGAACGCCCGGCGTTTCGCCATCCAGGCGATGGTGCTGTGCCCGACGCGCGAACTCGCCGACCAGGTGACCACCGAAATCCGCCGCCTGGCGCGTGCCGAGGAAAACATCAAGGTCGTCACGCTGTGCGGCGGCGTCGCCCTGCGCAACCAGATTGCCAGCCTGGAGCACGGCGCGCACATCGTCGTCGGCACGCCGGGCCGCATCATGGACCACCTCGGGCGCGGCAACCTCGACCTGGCGGCGATGAACACCTTGGTGTTAGATGAGGCCGACCGCATGCTGGACATGGGCTTTTTCGACGACATCGCCACCGTCGCCAAGCAGTGCCCGAAAGAGCGCCAGACGCTGCTTTTCTCGGCGACCTATCCCGAAGGCATCGCCAAGATCAGCCAGCAGTTCATGAAGAACCCGCAAACCGTCACGGTGCAGGCGCAGCACGAAAAAAGCAAGATCCGCCAGCGCTGGTACCAGGTCGAGGACACCGACCACGACGAGGCGCGCCTCGATGCGGTGGCGCGGGTGCTCAACCACTACCGGCCCGTCAGCACGCTGGCGTTTTGCAACACCAAGTCGCAATGCCGGGCGCTGGTGCAACTGCTCAAGGACAAGGGCTTCATCGCCCTGGCGCTGTATGGCGAGCTGGAGCAGCGCGAGCGCGACCAGGTGCTGGTGCAGTTTGCCAACCGCAGTTGCTCGGTGCTGGTGGCCACCGATGTGGCCGCGCGCGGGCTGGACATTTCTCAGCTGGAAATGGTCATCAACGTCGATGTGACGCCGGACAGCGAGATTCACATCCACCGCATCGGCCGCACCGGCCGCGCCGACGAGGAAGGCTGGGCCATCAGCCTGGCCAGCATGGACGAGATGGGCTCGGTCGGCAAGATTGAGGTGCTGCAAAAGGCCGAGTCCGAATGGCACAAGCTCGACGAACTGACGCCTGCGAGCAAGGAGCCGTTGCGCCCGCCGATGGCGACGCTGCAGATCGTCGGCGGCCGTAAGGAAAAAATCCGCGCCGGCGACGTGCTCGGCGCGCTGACCGGCGAGGCCGGCTTCACCCGCGAGCAGGTCGGCAAGATCAATGTGAACGAGTTCTCGACCTATGTGGCGGTGGAGCGCAGCATTGCTGGCGACGCGCTGCACAAGCTGGCGATGGGCCGGGTCAAGGGGAAAAGCGTGCGGGTGCGGCTGATGGAGGAGTAA
- a CDS encoding phosphatase PAP2 family protein encodes MELDSPALRHAVQSLASHALPAFGVALVAVIAAVCGLWWLGLRYGVHRETSRFAPLAYLLAYLALGFALIIGAASLFAEIAENLGDGRKLGQLDLLFSDTVRATVPLSALRVFALLTHFGDTLTLTGLCVAGVLALLWQRRYGLCIGWVLAFVGNALLNRMLKSIFERTRPVHDHGLAFADGWSFPSGHASGSVVAYGMLAYLLVRLLPARWSAAHLPLVALAAALAFTIGSSRVFLQVHFASDVLAGFASGTAWLAVCIGALELARYRRRTA; translated from the coding sequence ATGGAACTTGATTCGCCCGCCCTTCGCCATGCCGTCCAGTCGCTCGCCAGCCATGCGCTGCCGGCCTTTGGCGTGGCGCTGGTGGCGGTCATCGCTGCGGTCTGCGGCCTGTGGTGGCTGGGGCTGCGCTATGGCGTGCACCGTGAAACCAGCCGGTTTGCGCCGCTGGCCTATCTGCTTGCCTACCTGGCGCTGGGCTTTGCCCTGATCATTGGCGCGGCGTCGCTGTTTGCCGAGATTGCCGAAAACCTGGGCGACGGCCGCAAGCTGGGCCAGCTGGACCTGCTGTTCTCGGACACGGTCCGGGCGACCGTTCCCTTGAGCGCGCTCAGGGTATTCGCGCTGCTGACCCACTTTGGCGACACCCTCACGCTGACCGGCCTGTGCGTGGCCGGCGTGCTGGCGCTGCTGTGGCAACGCCGCTACGGGCTGTGCATCGGCTGGGTGCTGGCGTTCGTCGGCAATGCGCTGCTGAACCGGATGCTGAAAAGCATTTTCGAACGCACCCGCCCGGTGCATGACCACGGCCTGGCGTTTGCCGACGGCTGGAGTTTTCCGAGCGGCCATGCGTCGGGCTCGGTCGTGGCCTACGGCATGCTGGCCTATCTGCTGGTGCGGCTGCTGCCCGCCCGCTGGTCAGCAGCGCACCTGCCGCTGGTGGCGCTGGCGGCTGCGCTGGCCTTCACCATCGGCTCCAGTCGCGTTTTTTTGCAGGTCCACTTCGCCAGCGACGTGCTGGCCGGCTTTGCCTCGGGCACGGCCTGGCTGGCGGTGTGCATTGGGGCGCTGGAGCTGGCGCGCTACCGCAGGCGCACAGCTTGA
- a CDS encoding ABC transporter substrate-binding protein — MKHSQLLRRCALALALCGITGAGLQAKTPDDQLVIGFSMNNLLTLDPASATGNDVVEIAANLYDFLIELDPQNTSKMLPGLAESWKISPDGRSITLSVRKGVKFQSGQALTAEDAAWSLQRVLKLNLALASPWKAYGFTAGNVDKAIRALDAQTLVIDLPEPTDPKMVLYTLATSVSAVVLDRKKVMENDKNGDMGAAWLTTHAAGSGPFALADWRAKDVLLMNRFDGYWRGPAKLKRVIMRHMTESQSLRLMVDRGDLDVASGMSAPDVEAMKKNADVVVKPVRRGTLYYVAVSMKNPTFADKRVRLAIRNLIDYEGINTSVMPNYGILHQRPVQMGLPASLPNPGYKFDLPAAKKLLADAGFPNGFKTTIRVLADPPFINIATSLQSTLAKAGIEASVISGTGNQVYGAMRERNFDIIVGRGGGGAEPHPHSSLRALVYNPDNRDEAKLTNFQGWRTSFFSPELNQLIEKAEVERDEQKQTATYQEAQKLYDSQVGAIQPISQMVDTVVMRKDVSNYQGHPAATTRLREVFKQR, encoded by the coding sequence ATGAAACATTCGCAACTGCTGCGCCGCTGCGCGCTGGCGCTCGCTCTGTGCGGCATCACGGGCGCAGGCCTTCAGGCCAAGACCCCGGACGACCAGCTGGTCATCGGCTTCAGCATGAACAACCTGCTCACGCTCGACCCCGCCTCGGCCACCGGCAATGACGTGGTGGAAATCGCCGCCAACCTGTACGACTTCCTGATCGAGCTCGACCCGCAAAACACCAGCAAGATGCTGCCCGGCCTGGCCGAGAGCTGGAAGATCTCGCCGGACGGGCGCAGCATCACCCTGAGCGTGCGCAAGGGCGTGAAGTTCCAGTCGGGCCAGGCGCTCACGGCCGAGGACGCGGCCTGGTCGCTGCAGCGCGTGCTCAAGCTCAACCTGGCGCTGGCCTCGCCGTGGAAGGCCTACGGCTTCACGGCGGGCAATGTGGACAAGGCCATCCGCGCCCTGGACGCGCAAACCCTGGTGATCGACCTGCCCGAGCCGACCGATCCGAAAATGGTGCTTTACACCCTGGCAACTTCGGTCAGCGCGGTGGTGCTGGACCGCAAGAAGGTCATGGAAAACGACAAGAATGGCGACATGGGCGCGGCCTGGCTCACCACCCATGCGGCGGGCTCGGGTCCCTTTGCGCTGGCCGACTGGCGCGCCAAGGATGTGCTGCTCATGAACCGTTTTGACGGCTACTGGCGCGGCCCGGCCAAGCTCAAGCGCGTGATCATGCGCCACATGACCGAGTCGCAATCGCTGCGCCTGATGGTGGACCGTGGCGACCTGGACGTGGCTTCGGGCATGTCGGCGCCTGACGTCGAGGCCATGAAGAAGAACGCGGATGTGGTGGTCAAGCCGGTGCGGCGCGGCACGCTGTATTACGTGGCGGTCAGCATGAAGAACCCGACGTTCGCCGACAAGCGCGTGCGTCTGGCGATTCGCAACCTGATCGACTACGAAGGCATCAACACCAGCGTGATGCCCAACTACGGCATATTGCACCAGCGCCCGGTGCAGATGGGCCTGCCCGCCAGCCTGCCGAATCCGGGCTACAAGTTCGATTTGCCGGCGGCCAAGAAGCTGCTGGCCGACGCGGGCTTTCCCAACGGTTTCAAGACCACCATCCGCGTGCTGGCCGACCCGCCGTTCATCAACATTGCCACCAGCCTGCAGTCCACGCTGGCCAAGGCCGGCATTGAGGCCAGCGTGATTTCAGGCACTGGCAACCAGGTGTATGGCGCCATGCGCGAGCGCAATTTCGACATCATTGTCGGGCGTGGCGGCGGCGGGGCCGAACCCCATCCGCATTCGAGCCTGCGCGCCCTGGTCTACAACCCGGACAACCGCGATGAGGCCAAGCTGACCAACTTCCAGGGCTGGCGCACCTCGTTTTTCAGTCCCGAGCTCAACCAGCTGATTGAAAAAGCCGAGGTCGAGCGCGATGAGCAAAAGCAGACCGCGACTTACCAGGAAGCGCAAAAGCTGTATGACAGCCAGGTCGGCGCCATTCAGCCGATCTCGCAAATGGTCGATACCGTGGTGATGCGCAAGGATGTGAGCAATTACCAGGGCCATCCGGCAGCCACCACGCGTTTGCGCGAGGTCTTCAAGCAACGCTGA